A section of the Gallus gallus isolate bGalGal1 chromosome 4, bGalGal1.mat.broiler.GRCg7b, whole genome shotgun sequence genome encodes:
- the LOC100858497 gene encoding uncharacterized protein LOC100858497 gives MALNNCLKGGCVKAEVGLFSQRNSGSEVIVVTRGAHNSVSCRPKIRAAEDPKKEVRENSPITRVTGSPLCAQQRNFFPASFRSIRPISVWGAGGLSGSKDGEGPAGAQQTAQGALQAPGQSAPQPQEQEESEVCQHATEQEKRVHTRLCHLLLLEKEMNAADCLSTTMLRWEKQSQSSQHHKNRTKINTINDSNTKINIVCSPSPVHSASSETTSQ, from the exons ATGGCTCTcaacaactgcctgaaaggaggttgtgttAAGGCagaggttggcctcttctcccag AGGAACAGTGGCAGTGAGGTCATTGTGGTAACAAGGGGAGCTCACAATTCTGTGTCCTGCAGGCCAAAAATACGGGCTGCAGAAGACCCCAAGAAAGAAGTCAG GGAGAATTCCCCCATCACCAGGGTGACAGGGTCCCCACTATGTGCTCAACAAAGGAACTTCTTCCCAGCATCTTTCCGGAGCATCAGACCCATCAGTGTCTGGGGAGCTGGGGGGCTGAGTGGATCCAAGGATGGTGAGGGCCCGGCGGGGGCACAGCAGACAGCACAGGGGGCACTCCAGGCGCCTGGGCAGAGTGCCCCCCAGCCGCAGGAACAAGAGGAATCGGAGGTTTGCCAACACGCCACTGAGCAAGAAAAAAG GGTACACACGCGTCTGTGTCACCTACTACTACTGGAAAAAGAGATGAACGCTGCTGACTGCCTTTCTACCACCATGCTCCGctgggaaaaacaaagccagtCCTCACAGCATCATAAGAACAGGACCAAGATCAACACCATCAATGACAGCAACACCAAGATCAACATCGTCTGCAGCCCCTCACCTGTCCACTCAGCCTCATCAGAGACCACCTCCCAATAA
- the GC gene encoding vitamin D-binding protein precursor — MKAAVTFLLLLSVATHAEHRGRPYVRDKVCQEFKTMGKDDFRAMTLIMNSRKFSNATFEEISHLVHEMVSLAETCCADGVDPSCYDTGSSALSAKSCSPDSPFPAHPGTAACCLHQGLEQKLCLAALEHPPRQLPHYVEPSNEELCEAFKKDPKDFADRFLHEYVSSYGQAPLPVLLGSTRNFLSMVSTCCISPSPTVCFLKEKLQRKTLSLLTLMSNRACSRLAAYGKDKMKFSYLTMLAQKIPSASFEDLSPLAEDAAEMFSQCCDSVAEDCIQQKLSEHTTKICATLSAKDKRFADCCEGKNVMQNYFCISSLQPAVAPKLPELQKPTNKQLCDDNGALHTRRYMFELARRHTNVPDVFLGKLYDASENVIKECCSAKDASSCLDGKRQQMGTELPAFLEKTDQLCGQYTELNFLDFKKRLRDSIRQTRPDASPELLTQLTDQRADFASTCCPANSPPLYCVAQVTAELASTCKQGSCMLV, encoded by the exons ATGAAGGCGGCTGttaccttcctgctgctgctttctgtagcaACTCACGCCGAACACCGAG GTAGACCATATGTTCGTGACAAAGTCTGCCAAGAGTTCAAGACCATGGGGAAGGATGACTTCCGAGCCAT GACCCTCATCATGAACAGCAGGAAGTTCTCCAATGCTACCTTCGAGGAGATCAGCCACCTCGTGCATGAGATGGTCTCACTGGCAGAGACCTGCTGTGCGGATGGTGTTGACCCTTCCTGCTACGATACTGGG TCTTCAGCCCTGTCAGCCAAGTCCTGCAGCCCCGACTCGCCTTTCCCTGCCCATCCGGGGACAGCCGCCTGCTGCCTTCACCAAGGCCTGGAGCAGAAGCTGTGCCTGGCTGCCCTAGAGCACCCACCACGTCAGCTGCCCCACTATGTTGAGCCTTCCAATGAGGAACTCTGTGAGGCATTCAAGAAGGACCCGAAGGACTTTGCTGACAG GTTCCTGCACGAGTATGTCAGTAGCTACGGCCAGGCGCCCTTGCCCGTGCTCTTGGGCTCCACCAGGAACTTCCTCTCCATGGTCTCCACCTGCTGCATATCCCCATCGCCCACTGTCTGCTTCCTGAAGGAG aaactgcaaagaaaaactcTTTCCCTACTCACTTTGATGTCGAACAGAGCTTGCTCCCGCTTGGCAGCATATGGGAAGGACAAAATGAAGTTCAG CTACCTGACCATGCTTGCCCAGAAGATACCGAGTGCTTCATTTGAGGACCTTTCCCCTCTGGCAGAGGATGCGGCTGAGATGTTCTCACAGTGCTGTGACTCAGTGGCTGAAGACTGCATTCAGCAGAAG TTGTCGGAGCACACCACAAAGATCTGCGCCACACTGTCAGCCAAAGACAAAAGGTTTGCTGACtgctgtgaaggaaaaaatgtcatGCAAAACTACTTCTGCATCTCTTCCCTGCAACCAGCTGTGGCCCCCAAACTGCCTGAACTTCAGAAGCCAACCAACAAGCAATTGTGTGATGATAACGGGGCCCTCCACACCAGAAG GTACATGTTTGAGCTGGCACGGAGGCACACCAATGTCCCTGATGTCTTTCTTGGCAAGCTGTATGATGCCTCTGAAAATGTCATCAAggagtgctgctctgccaaggaTGCTTCCAGCTGCCTTGACGGCAAG CGACAGCAAATGGGAACAGAGCTGCCTGCCTTCCTGGAAAAGACCGACCAGCTCTGTGGACAGTACACTGAGCTGAATTTCCTTGACTTCAAGAAGAG GCTGAGGGACAGCATCAGGCAGACCAGGCCAGATGCTAGCCCCGAGCTGCTGACACAGCTGACAGACCAGAGAGCTGATTTTGCCTCCACATGCTGCCCAGCGAACTCGCCACCACTGTACTGTGTTGCTCAG GTGACTGCAGAGCTGGCAAGTACATGCAAGCAGGGCTCCTGCATGCTGGTCTAG